The genomic stretch AAGAGTACTGTttagtaacaattttatttattatttatattatttagtacaatattttgtattagaAGTGACGTCCTTGTTGTGCGATACAATCAATGACCGTTCAACCTAACCTTTAATAAATGTTAGGAAGTGttgaataacataattttgaatAGGTACTTCacatttgattttttaaaacataatgaTGTTATTTTTTCTGATTAGGTAACGTTATTTCGGTAccagtttaaagttttatttatatctgtaatacttacggaataatcgcctgTTCCACTCAATCCAATTCTCGTGTAATTAAGCTTAATGCTCGAGCGTTGTATCTAATTTCGTAGTTTAAGGGTAAATTGGTTATAACATAGCAGTGAATGTATGTATTATGCGTATGAACACTGAATTTATGAAAACTTTAAGCTGGCTAATGGACGGTACCTGTGAGCTACAAACTCGATAGATGTGGAATGAAAAAAAGTTGAGTTAGGTATTGATTATTTCATTTCAGTACAGCTTTTGAAATTGGTACAGCTAATGCGCCAATCTATATTAAACACTGAaaagaatattgttataaagggaatattattttaatatgagtaTTATAACGCTAATAGAGGAAGCATCATTTTGTAAACGCGATGTTTATCTATTTATCATAATTCTTTTTTGTTTAGTTATCTCTGGAATTAGTGTGCTTCTAAACATATGTGTATGTTTAATAATGGTTATCTATGGAGGAGAAAAAGAATTCCAATCACAGCTGATTCATATTATTGATAAAGTTAGTCAAGTATTCTAGATATTATgaagtgtaatattttaatttttgctatTAGCTACCTTTGATTTGCTATGATTGCAAAACTCCATAcacgaaaatatttgaaatatagtGACTTCGATATACGACAAGCATGACTAAAATATTGCTGAATAGAGTTCAATACTTACCAAGTAGTTTTATCAAATTTAGCTTTTGCACAGCTCCTAAATCTTTGCCaatacttcaaataaaaaataaagaataccAAGCAGATGAGATTAGTAATGTCACGCCTAAAATATTGTCCTACCTTAATAGAAATCTTCATTTACAAAAGGATCATCCTTTGTCGAAGGTACGACAGAGAATTgtaaattatttctattcatCATTCACTCACAGAGGAAATCCTGCCTTTAGTGTTTACGATAATTTATCGCCAGTAGTATCCACTAAGCAGAATTTTGACGACTTGTTGATACCAGAAGACCACCCCAGCAGGGCCAAGTCGGATTGTTACTATGTAAATTCGACTACTTTGCTTCGAGCACATATGACAGCACATCAGAGTGAGCTTTTAAAAGCTGGATTAGAAAACTTCCTTATGATTGGTGATGTATACAGAAGAGATGAAATTGATTCTACACATTTCCCAGTGTTTCACCAGGTAATTATTGTTGCATTTGATATTGAATTATCATCTTCATCATAGATTACAAGAAACGGTGGTACAATAGTATTGACTCATTTACCATTGACTCTCACCAAAATTGGATGCTCACCAGCCACATACCAATTTTTGGATTTCAAATTAATGTCTATGATCAACAGTATTTgattgtgatttctctggtttCACCGGAAAGTATGGGCTGCAGTGAGTTGTTCCATTCCAATTAACGTTTTCTATCCTTAGTACTCTTGACTTTGTCACTTTTCAGCATATTTAATCATTTAGTCCATTGTAGCACTTAAATGTTATATTCTTTAgcttgattttaaataaaaaaaaatagaggaaTTTGATGTGACCAGCATATTGTCATCATTACCCCTTTTACATGTCTCATTAGTAAAGTATGTTCTCAATCCCATTTTTTCTGACACATTGTGCATTCATACTTCAAGCCaagccagtattcttggtacacttccacatgatagttttaagtttatgtagtcatattgtaaatatagttataagattcaTTTTGATGATGAATAAATTAAGGATTATTTCAAGAAATATAGCTTAAAAAATGCATTCAGAATTGATAAAACACATGGAAAGTGTTATAAAAACAACTAATGAAacccatatatatattttcttttacactACATTACAAAGACTGTGAAGCCTGCCTTTTATGTTatgcaaccttagagtttcttgctcattcttctctatGGAAATGTGAGTTCCGAATAAGCTGTATGAAAAAgcgacatatttcaagtgtgatGTAATTTAtctgtgaaataaaatatttttgatttgattatcaGGATTGGTTAAACTTTCCAATATGTACCATCAATGTATGAGGTTTTAGGGGGAGGAGGGCAACCGGACGTTTAGCTGGTATACCTATAATCTTTAATCTCATCTAAAATCTGTTATCTgatatattacaaaaattactGGTTGTTGCCATATActcatatatacatattaacattctaacttaacctaacctacctttagTTTCTTTAggttataaggcgcaaattcggcgtCACatggtgctccccagtaccagctcttccatttgaccgcatacaacgaagagctgCTCTAATCATTGacaatcaagtcatctccgatcagcTTCATTCTTTGTCATTGCGTAGAAATGTGgcttctctctgcatcttcacgcatttatcacggggagtgctcagaggagctgttcgggttgattccagcggccgaatttcaccatGGGAAATTACGTGCAATGTACCACCCGCATtacgttgacgtctggtattccacaaccgctcgttttgcaagaaatttcttgcctcgcacagccactttgtggaatcaattaccggcatcggttcaagaaaaaagcatactcccaccttaaaggctggcaacgcatttcttgacacctgttatTACGGATGTCGAtggggcggttgcctcacctctccccagcCCGTttccccctctcatataaaaaaaaaaggtctgAGTTTAGTCCGCGCGCCTGAGCGATTTAACTGTGAGACCGGTCGTCAATTGGTAATTTAGTTTATACCTAGGTAACAAGTTATAGCCTGAAGAAACAGGCAAAAAGTGTTAAGAGAATTATCCTTACTACCTACATACTACAAAGCACAAATTCTAAAAACTTGAGCGCAACTGTGACTAGTTATATCTACAGTGACTACCGCGCCGGAAAACCAATgcggcgtgcattggttttccctGCGACCTCACCATGTGATCATTCTTGATTGAATCCAAAGCTGGTCAttacttcacgacagaaaaaggaaCTGCTGTggtagtctagccggcatctgagCAAAGAAGACTTGcactgttataataaaattatattatttcaggTAGATGCAGTACGGTCGCAAAGAAAAGAACATTTGTTTGAAAATCATCCAGGCTTGGAGATATTTGAAACGACATTTGATCCAGAAACTCCACATCTGtgccaaaataatattattgatccAGTGAAACAAAGCTGTCACACATTAGAAGCGACTAAGTTGATGGAGGCACAATTGAAAAATCACCTTGTAGGATTAGTTAAAGTTTTATTTGGTGATGAAATTCAACATAGATGGGTCGAGGCATATTTCCCGTTCACTCATCCGTCATGGGAGATGGAAATattctatgaaaataaatggATGGAGGTTTTAGGCTGCGGAATAGTGAGGAATGAAATTCTCGCAGCCAGCGGACCGAATAACAGCATAGCATACGCATTTGGGATAGGATTAGAAAGAATTGCAATGGCACTGTACAAAATACCGGACATAAGACTTATGTGGAGTAATGATTCAGGTTTTTTGACACAGTTTCAGAATAAGGATTTAAATGCCAATATAACTTACAAGCCAGTGTCAGTATACCCTCAATGTACAAACGATTTATCCTTCTGGCTGCCGCCAACATTGACTGTGGATACATTTATGAGCAATGATTTCTACGATCTTGTCCGGGATATAGGTGGTGATGTTATAGAACAGGTTtgattcatttttatatcatatGTGAAGGCATGTATAGTTTGCAGCATGAAAATCATGTTTAGAGTCAGATTATTCTTAGAGGCCAGGTTAACCCGACAACTTGTAGATACAGATGCCGAGTTGCCCCAGCCCCGGCTTGATCTGTAAAGACCCTACTCTCTTCCAATCCAATTTTATCAAGTTTTTTTCCAATTCTTGTATAATAAGTTCATCAATGAAGAATTTTTACCTCAGTTCTATTCATTATGTGCGCAGACTTACTTTTGTCTTCTCTTCTTACTTAGCATGATTCGCTTCATATGTAGTCTTCATCTTCTTCTTCATCATCCTCCATCTGACCTTCGATGTGTTAACGAGAATGTTCAGGCacagttattatttaaataaatataattttcaggTGAAGCTGAAAGACAAATTCGTGCACCCAAAAACAAAGAAGCAAAGTCTATGTTACAGTATTGTGTACCGACACCTGGAACGGACATTGACACAAGCTGAGGTTAACAAAATACATAAAGATATTGAAAGAGCTGCTCAACAAGTTTTCGGCGTTCAAATTAGATGAATAAATAGTTGATTAGATTGctgttttctttatatttaagattttgttattatatttgacAAACAATCTAATCCCTCATCATTCACATCAGAGATTCCTAGACTTTTTTCTCATAGACCACTTTCAAAATTAAGCAGTTTCCTGTGGGCACCCTGTAGCCACAACTTTACCATATTTATGTCATGCTCCTCATTCCCAAAAACTCGACAAAAATGTAAAGATTAGATCTACCTATGGAAGTTTGCATTGCGGCGGAATTACTAGTTTTCGAAAAAAATAACTTGacagataataaataaacagataACTTATCAGATATACAgcagtgattttttttaataagaaggtaagtataatatcttttaaattcatttattattcaCGTGTTCATACCAAGAAAATCAATACTGTGAGCAAAAAAAATTCTGTATTGAGAATTAACAGCCAAAAAGCGGTATGTATGCCCATAGTCCGAATGCAGAAACTTAAGTGACAATTATCAAACAGTGTAAGATCTAGTACCTTGGTTATATACTGCGCAACGATAGGTGTCGCCTGCTGCAAATATTTTGATAGGGAAAAGAGGTGTTGGAAGaagaaaaaagtcttggcttAGAAATATAAGGGAGTGGACTGGCATCAAGACAGTCCAAGAACTATTCAGCTTAGCCATGGACAAGGAGAAGTTTAAAAAGCTGACTGCTGACCTCCAGTAATGAAGAGGCATGCGAAGAAGAAGAAGggtccggctcgaaggaccaatacTCATAATTGGTAAATAAGATCGTAACTTGTTGTGTATGATGTTCTGATTAACGATCAGACTAGGATCTCCCGTGAATTGCTTAAATATAAGTAGAGTAAGTAGCGTACAATAAGGGACAAcgagatacaaaatatatacttttttttatgataatttgggacgagacgagcaggacgttcagctcgccacacatccagatggtggagattatatcctaacttgtagcgtgtcgtgcgaaggtggaattggtgGCAGAAGTCAGGTTAAACAGCCTTCGGAACACTCGTAAGACCGGTGGTAATTCGAGAGCGGGTTGTAATACTGGCCAAAGATACTCTGTGAAGAGCCAAATTTTTTGTCATAAAGGCCGAGGACTTCAACTAAAGATTTTTAGGTGTTATAGGTATCAGATTGACTTATACTTAAGatgttcgaaaaaaaaatattcttttaaaagtaCTTCCGGTTTTTACCACAACTTTACGCAATACATTCTTGATTTTTAACTTCAAATTCATACGTATTTGTTCATTATAAATATGGTTATTTTAATGGATTTCAAAAaacgtttataaaatatttgtatcaatatataaaatggcaacatttttaattgtacTAATTAAGAATGTTTCCATTGCTTTGGAAGTACTGTAGGTTTtaatggatatcaaaattaccTAGCCATCTGtaagtaattttgtatgaaaataattattaattttgtatatatttattaaaaatagattagTTAAGGATCGTTTAAAGATTCTCTTCTAATTCTTTAAAACCCACTTACTAAAATCTTACCTAACAAAATCAAGTAGATAGATATTAGGTAAATATTGAATAACGGTAAGTTTATGGTAAAttgttacataattaataatattatatgacatCGTTGAGGGTACAGTTTACGAGTAtgaaataaaacagaaaaaaactttttttttaaatattttttcaacatCTGCTATAGTGAATTAATGTTAAGCTTGGGTCCCATGGTCCGAAAAATCGCGGACGCACGCATACCAGCTCGCACGACACACTGTGGGACCGGCCTCGTCCGTGATAGCACAGACACGTCTGTGGCGGTGCTCCAGTATCCATCGCGAGTCGGTAGCTTCAAAGGTGCGGTCTACGTTATCtttcacttttattttgaaatgaagCTTGAAAATATCTACACAGACTGACACGCACCGTTGGAACGGCCCGTACTCGTCGGCTGTGCGTGGCTGATCCGTAGAATAGCAGACCGTGGGACCCCAGCTTTAGAAGTCCTAgctttaataaattaacatttgttcactttatatatactttatacaATATGTAGGTACTCCACATATTGTCCATCTCTTTTAAAGCAACAGAAAAATCCTTATTTGCTAAGAAAGTTTTAAGTGTaggtacaat from Leptidea sinapis chromosome 22, ilLepSina1.1, whole genome shotgun sequence encodes the following:
- the LOC126970993 gene encoding probable phenylalanine--tRNA ligase, mitochondrial, which encodes MTKILLNRVQYLPSSFIKFSFCTAPKSLPILQIKNKEYQADEISNVTPKILSYLNRNLHLQKDHPLSKVRQRIVNYFYSSFTHRGNPAFSVYDNLSPVVSTKQNFDDLLIPEDHPSRAKSDCYYVNSTTLLRAHMTAHQSELLKAGLENFLMIGDVYRRDEIDSTHFPVFHQVDAVRSQRKEHLFENHPGLEIFETTFDPETPHLCQNNIIDPVKQSCHTLEATKLMEAQLKNHLVGLVKVLFGDEIQHRWVEAYFPFTHPSWEMEIFYENKWMEVLGCGIVRNEILAASGPNNSIAYAFGIGLERIAMALYKIPDIRLMWSNDSGFLTQFQNKDLNANITYKPVSVYPQCTNDLSFWLPPTLTVDTFMSNDFYDLVRDIGGDVIEQVKLKDKFVHPKTKKQSLCYSIVYRHLERTLTQAEVNKIHKDIERAAQQVFGVQIR